A window of Raineyella sp. W15-4 contains these coding sequences:
- a CDS encoding CoA pyrophosphatase: MPEQIPDVEGPDFLDDASDSPERPRPLTGYPRDLGERDVELDERPAARQPIPSVLRTLRVTLGAPETQQRVLIDRAPQGGRRAAVLALFDTRPPAPRLLFVEKSAHLRRHAGQIAFPGGSWAEGDEGPVGTAQREAGEEAAVRPDSFRVLGVLPTAHVSASGFDVATVVAWWHTPHPVEVNDPGEIAALHQIEVRRLVDPANRATVRYPGGRRGPAFLIDDLFIWGLTAHLVDALIDLAGWTVPWDHDRIRPVPLRFGRDHDPAR, from the coding sequence ATGCCGGAGCAGATTCCCGACGTCGAGGGACCGGATTTCCTCGACGATGCGTCAGACAGTCCGGAACGTCCCCGGCCGCTCACCGGGTACCCGCGTGACCTCGGCGAGCGGGACGTGGAACTCGACGAGCGGCCCGCCGCCCGGCAGCCGATCCCGTCGGTGCTGCGTACGCTCCGGGTGACGTTGGGTGCGCCGGAGACCCAGCAGCGGGTGCTGATCGACCGGGCGCCGCAGGGCGGCCGCCGGGCTGCGGTGCTCGCCCTGTTCGACACCCGGCCGCCGGCGCCCCGGCTGCTGTTCGTGGAGAAGTCGGCGCACCTGCGCCGTCATGCCGGCCAGATCGCATTCCCCGGCGGATCCTGGGCCGAGGGCGACGAGGGGCCGGTCGGCACCGCGCAGCGGGAGGCCGGGGAGGAAGCCGCTGTCCGTCCCGACTCGTTCCGGGTGCTCGGCGTGCTGCCCACCGCCCATGTCTCGGCCAGCGGCTTCGACGTCGCCACCGTGGTCGCCTGGTGGCACACCCCGCACCCGGTCGAGGTCAACGACCCCGGGGAGATCGCCGCGCTGCACCAGATCGAGGTGCGTCGACTGGTCGACCCGGCCAACCGGGCCACGGTGCGCTACCCCGGCGGCCGGCGCGGGCCGGCGTTCCTGATCGACGACCTTTTCATCTGGGGGCTGACCGCCCACCTGGTCGACGCGCTCATCGACCTGGCCGGCTGGACCGTCCCCTGGGACCACGACCGGATCCGCCCGGTCCCGCTGCGCTTCGGCCGGGACCACGACCCGGCCCGCTGA
- the nth gene encoding endonuclease III, with translation MTARDAREGRETRTALVRRARRIDRILAQTYPDARAELDFGSPWQLLVATILSAQTTDVRVNSVTPELFRRWPDPAALAGADRTELEEVLRPLGFYRAKSEALLQLGRRLLDDFGGVVPRTLPELVTLPGVGRKTANVVLGNAFGIPGITVDTHFGRLARRFGWTTQTDPDKVEAEVGALFPPADWVMLCHHLIWHGRRRCHARRPACGACPVAALCPAYGEGETDPVKAAALVREPRR, from the coding sequence GTGACGGCGCGTGACGCTCGCGAGGGGCGGGAGACCAGGACGGCGCTGGTCCGGCGTGCCCGCCGGATCGACCGGATCCTCGCCCAGACCTATCCCGACGCCCGGGCGGAGCTGGACTTCGGCTCGCCCTGGCAGCTGCTGGTGGCGACCATCCTGTCCGCCCAGACCACCGACGTACGGGTCAACTCCGTCACGCCGGAGCTGTTCCGCCGCTGGCCTGATCCCGCGGCATTGGCCGGCGCCGACCGTACGGAGCTGGAGGAGGTGCTGCGTCCGCTCGGCTTCTACCGGGCCAAGAGCGAGGCGCTGCTGCAGCTGGGCCGTCGGCTGTTGGACGACTTCGGTGGTGTGGTGCCACGGACGCTGCCGGAGCTGGTCACTCTGCCCGGGGTGGGCCGCAAGACCGCCAACGTCGTGCTCGGCAACGCCTTCGGCATCCCCGGGATCACCGTGGACACCCACTTCGGGCGGCTCGCCCGGCGGTTCGGCTGGACCACCCAGACCGATCCGGACAAGGTCGAGGCCGAGGTCGGGGCGCTGTTCCCGCCGGCGGACTGGGTGATGCTCTGCCACCACCTGATCTGGCACGGCCGGCGCCGCTGCCACGCCCGCCGCCCGGCGTGTGGGGCCTGTCCGGTGGCTGCGCTGTGCCCGGCGTACGGCGAGGGGGAGACCGACCCGGTGAAGGCTGCGGCGCTGGTCCGGGAACCGCGCCGATGA
- a CDS encoding phage holin family protein, translating to MAEQISDLLKNITDDVKTIVRGEIDLAKAEIMPKAKNLGIGGGLFAAAGVMAVFALTHLMTAAGFGLAVAYSGGEFSAGPAWGFLTIGGAFLILAAVTALIGLSRVRRATRNGMAPAAAIEQATTTVDSAKAALVRGREQAEADAAARRQQKSVETWVGADTL from the coding sequence ATGGCCGAACAGATCAGCGACCTCCTGAAGAACATCACCGACGATGTGAAGACCATCGTCAGGGGCGAGATCGACCTCGCCAAGGCGGAGATCATGCCCAAGGCGAAGAACCTCGGGATCGGTGGCGGGCTGTTCGCCGCGGCAGGGGTGATGGCCGTCTTCGCCCTCACCCACCTGATGACCGCCGCCGGATTCGGCCTGGCGGTGGCCTACTCCGGCGGCGAGTTCTCCGCCGGGCCGGCCTGGGGCTTCCTGACCATCGGTGGGGCCTTCCTCATCCTCGCAGCCGTCACCGCGCTGATCGGCCTGAGTCGGGTCCGGCGGGCGACCCGCAACGGGATGGCACCGGCCGCGGCGATCGAGCAGGCGACGACGACGGTGGACTCCGCCAAGGCCGCCCTGGTCCGTGGCCGGGAACAGGCGGAGGCGGACGCCGCGGCACGTCGGCAGCAGAAGTCGGTCGAGACCTGGGTGGGCGCCGACACCCTCTGA
- a CDS encoding RidA family protein: MTPTSRLAELGLTLPAVATPVGAYVPARREGSRVTTSGQLPLVAGALPLTGKLGAGVTPEQGHDLARTAALNALAAAADAAGGLDAIAGISRVCVYVASDPGFTGQAGVANGASELLGAVFGAAGRHVRSAVGVAVLPLDAPVEVELTVTLA; this comes from the coding sequence GTGACCCCGACCAGCCGACTGGCCGAGCTCGGCCTCACCCTGCCCGCCGTCGCGACCCCGGTCGGGGCGTACGTCCCGGCGCGGCGCGAGGGCTCCCGGGTGACCACCTCCGGCCAGCTGCCGCTGGTCGCCGGCGCCCTGCCGCTGACCGGCAAGCTCGGCGCGGGGGTCACCCCGGAACAGGGCCACGACCTGGCCCGGACCGCCGCCCTCAACGCCCTGGCCGCCGCCGCGGACGCCGCCGGCGGCCTCGACGCCATCGCCGGGATCTCCCGGGTCTGCGTGTACGTCGCCAGCGACCCCGGGTTCACCGGCCAGGCCGGGGTCGCCAACGGAGCCAGTGAGCTGCTCGGCGCCGTCTTCGGCGCGGCCGGCCGGCACGTCCGCAGTGCCGTCGGCGTGGCCGTACTCCCGCTCGACGCTCCCGTCGAGGTCGAACTGACCGTCACCCTCGCCTGA
- a CDS encoding Crp/Fnr family transcriptional regulator, with translation MDPDVLKQAPLFRGLDREATNALAHSMSSIRLSRGAVLFHEGDSGNQLYIVVSGKIKLGRTGATGRENLMEVLGPGQMFGELSVFDPGPRSTTATAVTAAELRCLEHDDLVKWLKDYPQVAQGIMAQLARRLRHANDSVSDLVFSDVPGRVAKALVDLSGRFGEQRPEGILVHHDLTQEELAQLVGASRETVNKALADFAARGWIRLEPRSVTILDVDRISRRAR, from the coding sequence GTGGATCCGGACGTGCTCAAGCAGGCACCCCTCTTCCGGGGGCTGGACCGCGAGGCGACCAACGCCCTGGCCCACTCGATGTCCAGCATCCGCCTGAGCCGGGGAGCCGTCCTCTTCCACGAGGGCGACAGCGGCAACCAGCTCTACATCGTCGTGTCGGGCAAGATCAAGCTCGGCCGCACCGGCGCGACCGGCAGGGAGAACCTGATGGAGGTGCTCGGACCGGGGCAGATGTTCGGCGAACTGTCCGTCTTCGACCCCGGGCCGCGATCGACCACGGCGACCGCGGTCACCGCCGCGGAACTGCGCTGTCTGGAGCACGACGATCTGGTCAAGTGGCTGAAGGACTATCCGCAGGTGGCCCAGGGCATCATGGCCCAGCTGGCCCGACGGCTGCGGCACGCCAACGACTCGGTCAGTGACCTGGTCTTCTCCGACGTGCCGGGCCGAGTCGCCAAGGCCTTGGTGGACCTGTCCGGCCGGTTCGGCGAGCAGCGCCCCGAGGGCATCCTGGTGCACCACGACCTGACCCAGGAGGAACTGGCCCAGCTGGTCGGCGCCTCCCGGGAGACGGTGAACAAGGCGCTGGCCGACTTCGCCGCCCGCGGCTGGATCCGACTGGAGCCGCGCTCCGTCACCATCCTCGACGTGGACCGGATCTCCCGGCGCGCCCGCTAG
- a CDS encoding MBL fold metallo-hydrolase, with translation MTEPQRILVPNPGAMTLEGTNTWIIPGRDGTPAVVIDPGPSDFGHLDRVRRACPDGISEIWITHGHADHVGGAMRLAEWTGCPIRAYDPTIAMTDPLRDGERGQVGGSAVICVTLPGHTRDSIGFIVFLDDGPVMFCGDTILGRGTTQISWPDGNLALYLATLDKMERLTELYGIRRLMPGHGPIVTDPIARIRAYREHRQQRLDQIRVAYQAGHTSVPALVDAVYGDLVGPTHQAAALTVKAQLEYLELL, from the coding sequence GTGACCGAGCCCCAGCGCATCCTGGTGCCCAATCCTGGCGCGATGACGCTGGAGGGCACGAACACCTGGATCATCCCGGGCCGCGACGGCACGCCCGCCGTGGTGATCGACCCGGGCCCCTCCGACTTCGGCCATCTCGACCGGGTCCGGCGAGCCTGCCCCGACGGCATCTCGGAGATCTGGATCACCCACGGGCATGCCGACCACGTCGGCGGCGCGATGCGGCTGGCCGAATGGACCGGCTGCCCGATCCGGGCGTACGACCCCACCATCGCGATGACCGATCCGCTGAGGGACGGCGAACGCGGCCAGGTCGGCGGAAGCGCGGTGATCTGCGTCACCCTGCCCGGTCACACCCGTGACTCGATCGGCTTCATCGTGTTCCTGGACGACGGGCCGGTGATGTTCTGCGGGGACACCATCCTGGGCCGCGGCACCACCCAGATCAGTTGGCCGGACGGCAACCTCGCCCTCTACCTCGCCACCCTGGACAAGATGGAGCGACTCACCGAGCTCTACGGGATCCGTCGCCTGATGCCCGGCCACGGCCCGATCGTCACCGACCCGATCGCCCGGATCCGCGCCTACCGTGAGCACCGTCAGCAGCGCCTGGACCAGATCCGGGTGGCCTACCAGGCCGGCCACACGTCGGTGCCGGCGCTGGTCGACGCGGTGTACGGGGACCTGGTGGGACCGACCCACCAGGCCGCCGCCCTCACTGTCAAGGCGCAACTGGAGTATCTCGAACTGCTCTGA
- a CDS encoding TlpA disulfide reductase family protein translates to MPSLLQTCLDGSGSVDLSALRGTPMVVNLWATWCGPCRTEAPFLAEASQQSGGSVRFVGVDVADPDPAAALEFAAGQGWTYAQVADPDRAFAGRIGVVGIPQTLFVDADGRIVYRHAGALTSADQLRGLLRDQLAIG, encoded by the coding sequence TTGCCGTCCCTCCTGCAGACCTGCCTGGACGGCTCGGGCTCAGTGGACCTGTCAGCGCTGCGGGGCACCCCGATGGTGGTCAACCTCTGGGCCACCTGGTGCGGTCCCTGTCGGACCGAGGCGCCGTTCCTCGCCGAGGCGTCGCAGCAGTCCGGGGGATCGGTGCGGTTCGTCGGGGTGGACGTGGCGGACCCCGATCCCGCCGCCGCGCTGGAGTTCGCGGCCGGCCAGGGGTGGACGTACGCCCAGGTGGCGGACCCTGACCGCGCATTCGCGGGGCGGATCGGCGTGGTGGGGATCCCGCAGACGCTGTTCGTCGACGCCGACGGGCGGATCGTGTATCGGCACGCCGGGGCGCTCACCTCCGCTGACCAGCTGCGGGGACTGCTGCGCGACCAGCTGGCCATCGGCTGA